One Chloroflexota bacterium DNA window includes the following coding sequences:
- a CDS encoding carbohydrate ABC transporter permease, with product MTAAGAALDRVGPKQGWLAHRHIGLHTALIVLMIIWAIPTLGLFINSFRPATDAFGTGWWSALFPPYNFTFENYEHVLGQSNIGTNFLNSLFISIPATVIPIFVAAFAAYAFSWMEFPGRNILFVVVVGLLVVPLQATLIPVLSMFASWGIAGTFLAVWLAHTAYGLPFAIYLLRNFMGSLPREVFESAAIDGASSVTSFFRLALPMSVPAIAALAIFQFLFVWNDLLVALIYISIVNPDNLPLTVSIAGLMTSQGAGTEFLGAAAFISMALPLIVFFGLQRFFVRGIVGGAVKG from the coding sequence ATGACCGCCGCCGGTGCCGCCCTCGACCGCGTCGGGCCGAAGCAGGGTTGGCTGGCGCACAGGCACATTGGCCTGCATACCGCCCTGATCGTGCTGATGATCATCTGGGCGATCCCAACCCTGGGGCTGTTCATCAACTCCTTCCGGCCGGCAACGGACGCATTCGGCACGGGCTGGTGGTCGGCGCTCTTCCCGCCCTACAACTTCACCTTCGAGAACTACGAGCACGTGCTCGGCCAGAGCAACATCGGCACGAACTTCCTGAACAGCCTGTTCATCAGCATCCCGGCCACGGTGATCCCGATCTTCGTGGCCGCCTTCGCCGCTTATGCCTTCAGCTGGATGGAGTTCCCCGGCCGCAACATCCTGTTCGTGGTGGTGGTGGGGCTGCTCGTCGTCCCGTTGCAGGCTACCCTGATTCCGGTTCTCAGCATGTTCGCCAGCTGGGGCATCGCGGGCACCTTCCTGGCGGTCTGGCTGGCGCATACCGCCTATGGGCTGCCGTTCGCCATCTACCTGTTGCGGAACTTCATGGGCTCGCTGCCGCGCGAAGTGTTCGAGTCGGCGGCCATCGACGGAGCGAGCTCGGTCACCAGCTTCTTCCGCCTGGCACTGCCGATGAGCGTGCCGGCCATCGCGGCGCTAGCGATCTTCCAGTTCCTGTTCGTATGGAACGACCTGCTGGTGGCGCTGATCTATATCAGCATCGTCAATCCGGACAACCTGCCGCTGACGGTCAGCATCGCCGGCCTGATGACCTCACAGGGGGCGGGCACGGAGTTCCTCGGAGCTGCGGCATTCATCTCGATGGCGCTGCCGCTCATCGTCTTCTTCGGCCTGCAGCGCTTCTTCGTGCGCGGCATCGTGGGCGGCGCGGTCAAGGGCTGA
- the treS gene encoding maltose alpha-D-glucosyltransferase has translation MSRQSTPGPPDDPLWYKDAVIYQLHVKAFADSSGDGIGDFIGLTGKLNYIASLGVTAIWLMPFYPSPLRDDGYDIADYTNVHPAYGDRRDFRAFVRAAHKRGLRVITELVINHTSDQHPWFVESRASATNPRSDWYVWSTDDRKFADARIIFVDTEASNWAWDNGRQEYYWHRFFSHQPDLNYDNPAVLRAVLRVMRFWLEMGVDGLRLDAVPYLVEREGTNCENLPETHTVLKRLRAAMDEKHPGRMLVAEANQWPEDVRPYFGDGDESNMAFHFPLMPRIWIALRREDRTPIVDIMERTPEIPATAQWALFLRNHDELTLEMVTDAERDYMWTEYAADKRARINQGIRRRLAPLVENSRRRIELLNALLLSMPGTPVIYYGDEIGMGDNVYLGDRNGVRTPMQWTPDRNAGFSTADAAALYSPVIVDPVYGYQAVNVEAQERIPGSLLHWMRRILRVRHEFPAFGRGSLQFLAPENMRVLAYLREHEGVTILCVANLSRFAQYVELDLRAFDGMVPVEMIGHVRFPPIGELPYLLTFGPHGFYWFLLTDGTQAGD, from the coding sequence ATGAGCCGCCAATCCACGCCAGGCCCGCCTGATGACCCGCTCTGGTACAAGGACGCGGTCATCTACCAGCTGCACGTGAAGGCCTTCGCAGACTCGTCGGGAGACGGCATCGGCGACTTCATCGGCCTCACCGGAAAGCTCAACTACATCGCCAGCCTGGGCGTGACCGCCATCTGGCTGATGCCGTTCTACCCGTCACCGCTGCGCGACGACGGCTACGACATCGCCGATTACACCAACGTCCACCCCGCGTATGGCGACCGCCGCGACTTCCGAGCCTTCGTGCGGGCCGCACACAAGCGTGGCCTGCGAGTGATCACCGAGCTGGTCATCAATCACACCAGCGACCAGCACCCGTGGTTCGTGGAGTCGCGCGCATCCGCGACGAATCCCCGGAGCGACTGGTATGTCTGGTCGACCGATGACAGGAAGTTCGCCGACGCCCGGATCATCTTCGTCGACACGGAAGCGAGCAACTGGGCCTGGGACAACGGGCGGCAGGAGTATTACTGGCACCGCTTCTTCTCCCACCAGCCCGATCTCAACTACGACAACCCCGCCGTCCTGCGCGCCGTGCTGCGGGTGATGCGCTTCTGGCTGGAGATGGGCGTCGATGGCCTGCGGCTGGATGCGGTCCCCTACCTGGTTGAGCGCGAAGGGACCAACTGCGAGAACCTGCCGGAGACTCACACGGTCCTAAAGCGGCTCCGCGCGGCGATGGACGAGAAGCACCCGGGCCGCATGCTGGTGGCAGAGGCGAACCAGTGGCCGGAGGACGTGCGGCCCTATTTCGGCGACGGCGACGAGTCCAACATGGCGTTCCACTTCCCGCTCATGCCGCGCATCTGGATCGCACTGCGAAGGGAGGATCGCACCCCGATCGTGGACATCATGGAGCGCACCCCGGAGATCCCCGCCACGGCGCAATGGGCGCTCTTCCTGCGCAATCACGATGAGCTGACGCTCGAGATGGTGACCGACGCCGAGCGCGACTACATGTGGACCGAGTACGCGGCCGACAAGCGCGCGCGCATCAACCAGGGGATCCGGCGCCGCCTCGCACCCCTGGTCGAGAACAGCCGCCGCCGCATCGAGCTGCTGAACGCGCTGCTCCTGTCCATGCCAGGAACGCCGGTCATCTACTACGGCGACGAGATCGGGATGGGCGACAACGTGTACCTGGGCGACCGCAACGGGGTCCGCACGCCGATGCAGTGGACGCCCGACCGCAACGCCGGCTTCTCGACCGCCGATGCAGCGGCCCTCTACTCGCCGGTGATCGTCGACCCGGTGTATGGATACCAGGCGGTCAACGTCGAGGCCCAGGAGCGAATCCCGGGCTCGCTGCTGCACTGGATGCGCCGCATCCTGCGCGTGCGTCACGAATTCCCTGCCTTCGGTCGCGGGTCGCTGCAATTCCTCGCCCCGGAGAACATGCGCGTGCTCGCCTATCTGCGCGAGCACGAAGGGGTCACCATCCTGTGCGTGGCCAACCTGTCGCGCTTCGCGCAGTACGTCGAGCTCGACCTGCGCGCCTTCGACGGGATGGTGCCGG